The following are encoded together in the bacterium genome:
- the rimO gene encoding 30S ribosomal protein S12 methylthiotransferase RimO yields the protein MTPSPKSICMVSLGCAKNLVDAEMILGYLKKDGFRFSTDPAKSDVIIVNTCGFLEASRKESIDQILQMARYKEAGTCRVLVASGCLSQKHGEELAKEMPEVDLFVGTGEFDRIGAFLRARFAEVGARRAVPVHVSSRQILPDPDLPRVLSTPGHYSYLKISEGCSHICSFCTIPSIRGRLKSRTMDSVVREVEGFVGEGVKEFNLIAQDLNEYGRDLKDGTTLARLLERLDKLRGEFWLRPLYMYPLEFNDRLIGTIRDAEHIVKYVDMPLQHISERILLSMKRGSPSRYVRQLIGKLKKEIRDVALRTTFIVGYPGETEEEFQELCDFVSEAEFDRVGVFRFSVEEGTAAATLPDQIGAKMKDERYERLMALQRQISRKKNQALVGRRLKALCEGPMPEGGGFFKARLASQAPEIDGITVLAGKNLPAGEFLDARVLKAADYDLIAECSP from the coding sequence GTGACGCCAAGCCCTAAGTCCATTTGCATGGTCTCGCTCGGCTGCGCCAAGAACCTGGTCGACGCCGAGATGATCCTCGGATACCTCAAGAAGGACGGATTCCGGTTCTCCACCGATCCCGCGAAGAGCGACGTCATCATCGTCAACACCTGCGGCTTTCTGGAGGCCTCGCGGAAGGAATCCATCGACCAGATCCTTCAGATGGCCCGATACAAGGAGGCGGGGACCTGCCGGGTCCTGGTGGCCTCGGGCTGTCTCTCGCAGAAACACGGGGAGGAGCTGGCGAAAGAGATGCCGGAGGTCGATCTGTTCGTGGGGACGGGGGAATTCGACCGGATCGGGGCGTTTTTGAGGGCGCGATTCGCCGAGGTAGGGGCACGGCGCGCCGTGCCCGTACACGTCAGCTCCCGCCAAATCCTCCCCGACCCCGACCTCCCGCGTGTCCTCTCGACCCCCGGGCACTACAGCTACCTGAAAATCTCCGAGGGTTGCTCCCACATCTGCTCCTTCTGCACGATCCCCTCGATCCGGGGCCGCCTGAAGAGCCGGACGATGGACTCGGTCGTGCGCGAGGTCGAGGGGTTCGTCGGCGAAGGCGTGAAGGAGTTCAACCTGATCGCCCAGGACTTGAACGAGTACGGCCGCGACCTGAAGGACGGCACGACCCTGGCAAGACTCCTGGAGAGGCTGGACAAGCTCCGGGGAGAGTTCTGGCTCCGTCCACTCTACATGTACCCTCTCGAGTTCAACGACCGCCTGATCGGGACGATTCGGGACGCGGAACACATCGTGAAATACGTCGACATGCCGCTCCAGCACATCAGCGAGCGGATATTGCTCTCCATGAAGCGGGGCTCGCCGTCGCGGTACGTGCGCCAGCTGATCGGAAAGCTTAAGAAGGAGATTCGGGACGTCGCGCTCCGGACGACGTTCATCGTGGGCTACCCCGGCGAGACCGAAGAGGAGTTCCAGGAGCTTTGCGATTTCGTCTCGGAGGCGGAGTTCGACCGCGTGGGCGTCTTCAGGTTTTCGGTCGAGGAAGGCACGGCCGCGGCGACGCTGCCGGACCAGATCGGCGCGAAAATGAAGGACGAACGTTACGAACGCCTGATGGCCCTGCAGAGGCAGATCTCGCGGAAGAAGAACCAGGCCCTGGTCGGCCGGAGGCTGAAGGCCCTCTGCGAGGGTCCGATGCCGGAGGGCGGCGGATTCTTCAAGGCGCGTCTCGCCTCGCAGGCCCCCGAGATCGATGGGATCACCGTCCTTGCGGGCAAGAATCTCCCCGCAGGGGAGTTCTTGGACGCAAGGGTCCTCAAGGCCGCCGACTACGACCTTATCGCCGAATGTTCTCCCTGA
- a CDS encoding HNH endonuclease, with amino-acid sequence MLTSQVLVLNRSYIPIHVTSLRRAFTLLYMGIAKAVDRQYETFDFQSWSELAVADHHEKIGLINRMIRVPRVILLQTYDRVPKRHVRFSRHNIYLRDANTCQFCGKHLPRTDLNLDHVVPRTQGGKTTWENVVTSCIPCNRKKGGLSPAQAHMKLIRTPSRPHWTPFMDLSSRVVRHEEWRPFFNIVDFSYWNLELKED; translated from the coding sequence ATGCTGACCTCCCAAGTACTTGTCCTGAATCGCTCTTACATCCCGATTCACGTCACCTCTTTGCGCCGCGCGTTCACGCTGCTCTACATGGGGATCGCCAAGGCGGTCGACCGCCAGTACGAGACCTTCGACTTCCAGAGCTGGAGCGAGCTCGCGGTGGCCGACCATCACGAAAAGATCGGCCTCATCAACCGCATGATCCGTGTCCCGCGCGTGATCCTGCTGCAGACCTACGACCGCGTACCGAAGCGGCACGTCCGGTTTTCAAGGCACAACATCTACCTGCGGGACGCCAACACCTGCCAGTTTTGCGGCAAACACCTGCCGCGGACGGACCTGAATCTGGACCACGTCGTTCCGCGCACCCAGGGCGGCAAGACGACGTGGGAGAACGTGGTCACGAGCTGCATCCCCTGCAACCGCAAGAAGGGGGGGCTCTCGCCGGCCCAGGCGCACATGAAGCTCATCCGCACGCCGTCGCGCCCCCATTGGACGCCGTTCATGGACCTTTCGTCCCGCGTGGTCCGGCACGAGGAGTGGAGGCCGTTCTTCAACATCGTCGACTTCTCGTATTGGAATCTGGAATTGAAAGAAGATTGA
- the rimI gene encoding ribosomal protein S18-alanine N-acetyltransferase: MNGDVVIERMKESDLSEVMAIETVSFPTPFTLNLFRMELNLNVAHLFVARSEGNIVGYIDYWRVGPEVHLITIAVHPDWRKLSIASRLIESMLEDARKNKVESVSLDVRPSNAAGLRLYSKYGFRQVGVRRKYYQDNDEDALVLGLSLKEESRDAKP, translated from the coding sequence TCCGAGGTGATGGCCATCGAGACGGTCTCCTTTCCGACGCCGTTCACGCTCAACCTCTTCCGAATGGAGTTGAACCTGAATGTCGCGCACCTTTTCGTGGCGCGGAGCGAAGGCAATATCGTGGGCTATATCGACTATTGGCGCGTGGGGCCCGAGGTGCACCTGATCACGATCGCCGTCCATCCCGATTGGAGGAAGCTGAGCATCGCCTCCCGGCTCATCGAGTCCATGCTCGAGGACGCCCGAAAAAACAAGGTGGAGAGCGTCTCCCTGGACGTCCGTCCCTCCAACGCGGCCGGGCTCAGGCTTTACTCCAAGTACGGGTTCCGCCAAGTGGGCGTCCGTAGGAAATATTATCAGGACAACGATGAGGATGCCCTCGTGCTCGGTCTCTCCCTCAAGGAAGAATCGCGTGACGCCAAGCCCTAA